The proteins below come from a single Salinilacihabitans rarus genomic window:
- the glpR gene encoding HTH-type transcriptional regulator GlpR — protein sequence MLPEQRKRKIVELVSERDGCSVEELAERLDVSKATIRRDLDDLEEQRLIERSHGGAVPATAVGREQTYVQREVQNLEVKAAIGREAATEIHDGQVVFFDSGTTTMQVVQHLPTDKSFLPVTNSPVIALELGERDLEMKVTGGSLRHRTRALVGPSAEAFIERTNFDLLFLGTNAIGDDGALSTPNEAEARTKQLMVENARRVVLVADATKYGERSFVQFASLEDVDLLVTDEAPDGPIASAVEDADVPLSVVSVDDR from the coding sequence ATGTTACCCGAACAGCGGAAACGGAAGATCGTCGAGCTCGTCTCCGAGCGGGACGGCTGTTCGGTCGAGGAGCTGGCGGAGCGCCTCGACGTCTCGAAGGCGACCATCCGGCGCGACCTCGACGACCTGGAAGAGCAGCGGCTGATCGAGCGCTCCCACGGCGGCGCCGTCCCCGCGACCGCCGTCGGCCGCGAGCAGACGTACGTCCAGCGCGAGGTCCAGAACCTCGAAGTGAAGGCCGCGATCGGCCGCGAGGCGGCGACGGAGATCCACGACGGGCAGGTCGTCTTCTTCGACTCCGGGACGACGACGATGCAGGTCGTCCAGCACCTCCCGACCGACAAGTCGTTTCTCCCGGTGACGAACTCGCCGGTGATCGCGCTCGAACTCGGCGAACGCGACCTCGAGATGAAGGTGACCGGCGGGTCGCTCAGACACCGGACGCGCGCGCTCGTCGGCCCGAGCGCCGAGGCGTTCATCGAACGGACCAACTTCGACCTGCTGTTTCTCGGGACGAACGCCATCGGCGACGACGGCGCGCTGTCCACGCCCAACGAGGCCGAGGCGCGGACGAAACAGCTCATGGTCGAGAACGCCCGCCGAGTCGTCCTCGTCGCCGACGCGACCAAGTACGGCGAGCGCAGTTTCGTCCAGTTCGCGAGCCTCGAGGACGTCGACCTGCTGGTGACCGACGAGGCGCCCGACGGCCCCATCGCGTCGGCGGTCGAGGACGCGGACGTGCCGCTCTCGGTGGTGAGCGTCGATGATCGCTAG
- a CDS encoding isocitrate/isopropylmalate dehydrogenase family protein — protein MTHEIAVVPGDGIGQEVIPAAIEVLETLDVDFEFIEAEAGDRVKAETGEALPQETYDLAASTDATLFGAAGETAADVILPLREAVDSFVNVRPATAFPGVEAVRPETDLVFLRENTEGVYSGREDRLTEDVSTLTRVVTESASRRLAEYACEFVTEHGHDGFTVVHKANVMRETDGLFRDTVTEVADERGVETDEVLMDAFATQVCLDPGQFDVVVCPNLAGDVLSDLAAGLVGGLGLLPSANVGPDRALFEPVHGTAPDIAGEGVANPAAKIISAAMMLEYFGYDEEGTAVREAVEAVLAEGPRTPDLGGDASTADVTSAVVERL, from the coding sequence ATGACTCACGAGATCGCCGTCGTCCCCGGCGACGGCATCGGACAGGAAGTCATTCCGGCGGCGATCGAGGTCCTCGAAACGCTCGACGTCGACTTCGAGTTCATCGAGGCCGAGGCCGGCGACCGCGTGAAAGCGGAGACCGGCGAGGCCCTGCCCCAGGAGACCTACGACCTCGCCGCCTCGACCGACGCGACGCTGTTCGGCGCGGCCGGCGAGACGGCGGCGGACGTCATCCTCCCGCTGCGGGAGGCCGTCGACTCGTTCGTCAACGTCCGGCCCGCCACGGCCTTCCCCGGCGTCGAGGCGGTCCGTCCGGAGACGGATCTGGTCTTCCTCCGGGAGAACACCGAGGGCGTCTACTCGGGTCGCGAGGACCGTCTCACGGAAGACGTCTCGACGCTCACCCGCGTCGTCACGGAGTCCGCCTCGCGGCGCCTCGCCGAGTACGCCTGCGAGTTCGTCACGGAGCACGGCCACGACGGCTTCACGGTCGTCCACAAGGCGAACGTGATGCGCGAGACCGACGGCCTGTTCCGCGACACCGTCACGGAGGTCGCAGACGAACGCGGCGTCGAGACCGACGAGGTGCTCATGGACGCCTTCGCGACGCAGGTCTGTCTCGACCCCGGGCAGTTCGACGTCGTCGTCTGTCCGAACCTCGCGGGCGACGTCCTCTCGGACCTCGCGGCGGGGCTGGTCGGCGGCCTCGGCCTCCTGCCGAGCGCGAACGTCGGCCCCGACCGCGCGCTGTTCGAACCCGTCCACGGCACCGCACCCGACATCGCCGGCGAGGGCGTCGCCAACCCCGCGGCGAAGATCATCTCCGCCGCGATGATGCTCGAGTACTTCGGCTACGACGAGGAGGGCACGGCAGTCCGCGAGGCCGTCGAGGCCGTCCTCGCGGAGGGCCCGCGGACGCCCGACCTCGGCGGCGACGCCTCGACCGCGGACGTGACGAGTGCGGTCGTCGAGCGGCTGTAA
- a CDS encoding CBS domain-containing protein — MSTPLETVSKRATVREAARKMREAEISALVVTTDPPSIVTSTDVRDVAAAGRAPGDVAVADVMTESVETVPPDIYLEEVAAMLTNFGIKHLPVVNTDDEYVGMVSSTDVTAQLS, encoded by the coding sequence ATGTCGACCCCGCTGGAGACGGTCTCGAAGCGAGCGACCGTCCGGGAGGCCGCCCGGAAGATGCGCGAGGCGGAGATCAGCGCGCTGGTCGTGACGACCGACCCGCCGTCGATCGTCACCAGCACCGACGTGCGCGACGTCGCCGCCGCGGGCCGCGCCCCCGGCGACGTCGCGGTCGCCGACGTGATGACCGAGTCGGTCGAGACCGTCCCGCCGGACATCTACCTAGAGGAGGTCGCCGCGATGCTGACCAACTTCGGCATCAAACACCTGCCGGTCGTGAACACCGACGACGAGTACGTCGGCATGGTCTCCTCGACGGACGTGACGGCGCAACTGTCGTGA
- a CDS encoding PQQ-binding-like beta-propeller repeat protein, whose amino-acid sequence MPSRTRRRLLALVGSATGCLAGCLSGAPPAGDLDGVDGEWPTNGGGPGGARAVDAGPADPEPVWTTRLPDVRATGAPSLADGRLYVPVDAVSERARHRYRLHALDAATGDERWRVPLRSDPNPSPAVTAGRIVVSARRATERGRVVAFAKRYGDEEWLYDVDARLTAPPTADGLAVYVPDWQGRVHALSAHDGTVRWARRVGADGDDRAFADPVAVRDGTLYLGSRSGATGVLAVDAATGDERWSRSTDVVTAGPVVDDDLVVVRTHGLVAAFDPDDGTRRWTAGVPGDDGRPFALGDRHVYVPADGTLHAIDRDGDGVWTYDLSGGRVGTPTVAGDAVIVCGDGELVALSRTDGTRRWTTGADGCGEVLATPNALFTTGPGGRVYAHG is encoded by the coding sequence ATGCCCTCCCGCACGCGCCGTCGGCTACTCGCGCTCGTCGGTTCCGCCACGGGCTGTCTCGCGGGCTGTCTCTCCGGAGCCCCGCCCGCGGGCGACCTCGACGGCGTCGACGGGGAGTGGCCGACGAACGGCGGCGGCCCCGGGGGCGCTCGCGCCGTCGACGCGGGCCCCGCCGACCCGGAGCCGGTCTGGACGACGCGTCTCCCCGACGTCCGTGCGACCGGCGCGCCCTCGCTGGCCGACGGACGCCTGTACGTCCCGGTCGACGCGGTCTCCGAGCGGGCGCGTCACCGGTACCGGCTCCACGCGCTCGACGCCGCGACCGGCGACGAGCGCTGGCGGGTGCCCCTCCGCTCGGACCCGAACCCGTCCCCGGCCGTGACCGCGGGTCGGATCGTCGTCAGCGCGCGCCGGGCGACCGAACGCGGCCGCGTCGTCGCCTTCGCAAAGCGGTACGGCGACGAGGAGTGGCTCTACGACGTCGACGCCCGGCTGACCGCGCCGCCGACCGCCGACGGACTCGCCGTCTACGTCCCGGACTGGCAGGGGCGCGTGCACGCGCTCTCGGCTCACGACGGCACCGTCCGCTGGGCCCGGCGGGTCGGCGCGGACGGGGACGACCGGGCGTTCGCGGACCCGGTCGCCGTCCGCGACGGCACCCTCTACCTCGGGTCGCGCTCGGGGGCGACCGGCGTACTCGCCGTGGACGCCGCGACCGGCGACGAGCGCTGGTCCCGGTCGACGGACGTGGTCACGGCGGGGCCGGTCGTCGACGACGATCTGGTCGTCGTCCGGACGCACGGGCTCGTCGCCGCGTTCGACCCCGACGACGGGACGCGACGCTGGACGGCCGGCGTTCCGGGGGACGACGGACGACCGTTCGCGCTGGGCGACCGGCACGTCTACGTCCCCGCCGACGGGACCCTCCACGCGATCGACCGGGACGGGGACGGGGTCTGGACGTACGACCTGTCCGGCGGGCGGGTCGGGACGCCGACGGTCGCCGGCGACGCCGTGATCGTGTGCGGCGACGGCGAACTCGTCGCGCTCTCGCGAACGGACGGGACCCGACGGTGGACGACCGGAGCGGACGGCTGCGGGGAGGTCCTCGCGACGCCGAACGCGCTCTTCACGACGGGACCCGGCGGGCGCGTGTACGCCCACGGGTGA
- the leuD gene encoding 3-isopropylmalate dehydratase small subunit, giving the protein MSDEGEIPSVEDVSGTGVAIRGNDIDTDQIIPARFMKVVTFDGLGQFAFFDQRFESATPEESRDGDDEAVVADEPKEHPMNEPAHKDASIMVVNANFGCGSSREHAPQALMRWGIDALIGESFAEIFAGNCLALGVPTVEADAETVEALQEWVEANPDGEIEVDVEAETVSYGEETVDVAVDDAQRKALVDGVWDTTALMKANAGEVRKTAAALPYVEESSIPETE; this is encoded by the coding sequence ATGAGCGACGAGGGCGAGATTCCGAGCGTCGAGGACGTATCGGGGACCGGCGTCGCGATCCGCGGCAACGATATCGACACCGACCAGATCATCCCGGCCCGGTTCATGAAGGTCGTCACCTTCGACGGCCTCGGACAGTTCGCGTTCTTCGACCAGCGGTTCGAGAGCGCGACTCCGGAGGAGTCGCGGGACGGAGACGACGAAGCCGTCGTCGCCGACGAACCCAAAGAGCACCCGATGAACGAGCCCGCACACAAGGACGCCTCGATCATGGTGGTCAACGCCAACTTCGGCTGCGGCTCCTCGCGCGAGCACGCCCCGCAGGCGCTCATGCGCTGGGGGATCGACGCGCTGATCGGCGAGAGTTTCGCCGAAATCTTCGCGGGCAACTGCCTCGCGCTCGGCGTCCCGACCGTCGAGGCCGACGCCGAGACGGTCGAGGCCCTGCAGGAGTGGGTCGAAGCGAACCCCGACGGCGAGATCGAGGTCGACGTCGAGGCCGAGACCGTCAGCTACGGCGAGGAGACGGTCGACGTCGCCGTCGACGACGCCCAGCGGAAGGCGCTCGTCGACGGCGTCTGGGACACCACGGCGCTGATGAAGGCCAACGCGGGCGAGGTCCGGAAGACGGCCGCGGCGTTGCCGTACGTCGAGGAGTCGTCGATCCCCGAGACCGAGTGA
- the leuC gene encoding 3-isopropylmalate dehydratase large subunit yields the protein MSEGTLYDEVWERHRVTTLPTGQDQLFVGLHLVHEVTSPQAFGMLRERDLEVAYPDLTHATVDHIVPTADQSRPYGDDAAEEMMSELERNVHEAGIEFSHPGTGDQGIVHVVGPEQGLTQPGKTIVCGDSHTSTHGAFGALAFGIGTSQIRDVLATGTVAMEKQKVRKIQVDGELGEGVEAKDVVLEIIRRLGTEGGVGYVYEYAGEAVESLGMAGRMSICNMSIEGGARAGYVNPDETTYEWLKGTDYFRENPEQFDELKPYWESIKSDADAEYDDVVRIDADELEPVVTWGTTPGQGVGVTEPIPAPADLPEDKRETARRAQEHMRVEPGETMEGYDIDVAFLGSCTNARLPDLRRAARLVAGREVHDDVRAMVVPGSQRVQRAAEAEGLREVFEEAGFEWRNAGCSMCLGMNEDQLEGDEACASSSNRNFVGRQGSKDGRTVLMNPRMVAAAAIEGEVTDVREIKEVSPQ from the coding sequence ATGAGCGAGGGAACGCTGTACGACGAGGTCTGGGAGCGCCACAGGGTCACGACGCTGCCGACGGGGCAGGATCAGCTGTTCGTCGGCCTCCACCTCGTCCACGAGGTGACGAGCCCGCAGGCGTTCGGGATGCTCCGCGAGCGCGACCTGGAGGTCGCCTACCCGGATCTGACGCACGCGACGGTCGACCACATCGTCCCGACGGCCGACCAGTCCCGCCCCTACGGCGACGACGCCGCCGAGGAGATGATGAGCGAACTCGAACGGAACGTCCACGAGGCGGGCATCGAGTTCTCCCACCCCGGCACGGGCGATCAGGGCATCGTCCACGTCGTCGGCCCCGAGCAGGGCCTGACACAGCCCGGCAAGACGATCGTCTGTGGCGACAGCCACACCTCGACCCACGGCGCCTTCGGCGCGCTCGCGTTCGGGATCGGCACCAGCCAGATCCGGGACGTGCTCGCGACCGGCACCGTCGCGATGGAGAAACAGAAGGTCCGAAAGATCCAGGTCGACGGCGAACTCGGCGAGGGCGTCGAAGCGAAGGACGTCGTCCTCGAGATCATCCGCCGGCTGGGCACCGAGGGCGGCGTCGGCTACGTCTACGAGTACGCCGGCGAGGCCGTCGAGTCGCTGGGGATGGCGGGCCGGATGTCGATCTGTAACATGTCGATCGAGGGCGGCGCCCGCGCGGGCTACGTCAACCCCGACGAGACCACCTACGAGTGGCTGAAAGGGACCGACTACTTCCGGGAGAACCCCGAGCAGTTCGACGAGTTGAAGCCCTACTGGGAGTCCATCAAATCGGACGCGGACGCCGAGTACGACGACGTCGTCCGGATCGACGCCGACGAACTCGAACCCGTGGTCACGTGGGGCACCACGCCCGGTCAGGGCGTCGGCGTCACCGAGCCGATTCCGGCGCCCGCGGACCTCCCCGAGGACAAGCGGGAGACGGCCAGACGGGCCCAAGAGCACATGCGCGTCGAACCGGGCGAGACGATGGAAGGGTACGACATCGACGTCGCCTTCCTCGGCTCCTGTACGAACGCCCGCCTGCCGGACCTCCGGCGGGCGGCGCGGCTCGTCGCGGGCCGCGAGGTCCACGACGACGTCCGCGCGATGGTCGTCCCCGGCAGCCAGCGCGTCCAGCGGGCCGCCGAGGCGGAGGGTCTGCGCGAGGTCTTCGAGGAGGCCGGCTTCGAGTGGCGCAACGCCGGCTGTTCGATGTGTCTCGGCATGAACGAGGACCAACTCGAAGGTGACGAGGCCTGTGCCTCCTCGTCGAACCGGAACTTCGTCGGCCGGCAGGGCTCGAAGGACGGCCGCACCGTCCTGATGAACCCGCGGATGGTCGCGGCGGCGGCGATCGAAGGGGAGGTAACTGACGTGCGCGAGATCAAGGAGGTGAGCCCGCAATGA
- the ilvC gene encoding ketol-acid reductoisomerase has translation MTDEFTTDIYYDDDADESHLEDVTVAVLGYGSQGHAHAQNLADSGVDVVVGLREDSASRAAAEADGLEVATAAEAAARAEIVSVLVPDTVQPAVYEEIEPHLEAGDTLQFAHGFNIHYNQIQPPEDVDVTMIAPKSPGHLVRRNYENEEGTPGLLAVYQDTTGAARDRALAYAKGIGCTRAGVIETTFREEVESDLFGEQAVLCGGVTSLVKHGYETLVDAGYSPEIAYFECLNELKLIVDLMYEGGLGEMWDSVSDTAEYGGLTRGDEIVDEHAREKMEEALEEVQNGAFAREWILENQAGRPGYAQLRAAEKDHEIEDVGERLRALFAWAEESGENEPAEVPADD, from the coding sequence ATGACTGACGAGTTCACTACCGACATCTACTACGACGACGACGCCGACGAATCGCACCTCGAGGACGTAACCGTGGCCGTCCTCGGCTACGGCAGCCAGGGCCACGCACACGCACAGAACCTCGCCGACAGCGGGGTCGACGTCGTGGTCGGCCTGCGCGAGGACTCGGCCTCGCGGGCGGCCGCGGAGGCGGACGGCCTGGAGGTCGCCACGGCGGCCGAGGCCGCGGCGCGGGCCGAGATCGTCTCCGTGCTGGTTCCCGACACCGTCCAGCCGGCGGTCTACGAGGAGATCGAACCCCACCTCGAAGCGGGCGACACGCTGCAGTTCGCCCACGGCTTCAACATCCACTACAACCAGATCCAGCCCCCCGAGGACGTGGACGTGACGATGATCGCGCCCAAGAGTCCGGGGCACCTCGTCCGGCGCAACTACGAGAACGAGGAGGGGACGCCGGGGCTGCTCGCGGTCTACCAGGACACGACGGGCGCGGCCCGCGACCGGGCGCTCGCGTACGCGAAGGGGATCGGCTGTACCCGCGCGGGCGTCATCGAGACGACGTTCCGGGAGGAGGTCGAGTCCGACCTCTTCGGCGAGCAGGCGGTGCTCTGTGGCGGCGTCACCTCGCTGGTCAAGCACGGCTACGAGACGCTCGTCGACGCGGGCTACTCCCCCGAAATCGCCTACTTCGAGTGTCTGAACGAGCTCAAACTCATCGTCGACCTGATGTACGAGGGCGGGCTCGGCGAGATGTGGGACTCGGTCTCCGACACCGCCGAGTACGGCGGGCTCACCCGCGGCGACGAGATCGTCGACGAACACGCCCGCGAGAAGATGGAGGAGGCCCTCGAGGAGGTCCAGAACGGCGCGTTCGCCCGCGAGTGGATCCTCGAGAATCAGGCGGGCCGGCCGGGCTACGCACAGCTCCGGGCGGCCGAGAAGGACCACGAGATCGAGGACGTCGGCGAGCGACTGCGCGCGCTGTTCGCGTGGGCCGAGGAATCGGGCGAGAACGAACCGGCGGAAGTTCCGGCGGACGACTAA
- the ilvN gene encoding acetolactate synthase small subunit, translating into MTGLDGPVPEERPSPEGKRNEMGIRVDPEVEAERPPRRTVISTLVKHEPGVLSDVSGLFSRRQFNIESLTVGPTEDEEHARITLVVEEPDPGIEQVEKQLRKLVPVVAVRELDPDAMRRELALIKVNATRPDQVAAVADMYGGKTVDASPETATVEVTGARQKVDAAIEAFGQFGIREIARTGTTALARGTDDTATESAPEQRTTKSPQPAHADDD; encoded by the coding sequence ATGACCGGACTCGACGGCCCCGTCCCGGAGGAGCGGCCGAGCCCCGAGGGCAAGCGCAACGAGATGGGCATCCGGGTCGACCCCGAGGTCGAGGCCGAGCGGCCGCCGCGCCGGACGGTCATCTCGACGCTCGTGAAACACGAACCCGGCGTCCTCTCGGACGTCTCGGGGCTGTTCTCGCGCCGGCAGTTCAACATCGAGAGCCTCACCGTCGGGCCGACCGAGGACGAGGAACACGCCCGGATCACGCTCGTCGTCGAGGAACCGGACCCGGGCATCGAGCAGGTCGAGAAGCAGCTACGAAAGCTCGTGCCGGTCGTCGCGGTGCGCGAACTCGACCCGGACGCGATGCGCCGGGAACTCGCGTTGATCAAGGTCAACGCCACCCGGCCGGATCAGGTCGCCGCCGTCGCGGACATGTACGGCGGCAAGACCGTCGACGCGAGCCCCGAGACGGCGACCGTCGAGGTCACCGGCGCCCGCCAGAAGGTCGACGCGGCGATCGAGGCGTTCGGCCAGTTCGGCATCCGCGAGATCGCTCGCACCGGCACGACGGCGCTCGCGCGCGGCACGGACGACACGGCGACGGAATCGGCACCCGAACAACGGACGACGAAATCACCGCAACCAGCCCACGCAGACGATGACTGA
- the ilvB gene encoding biosynthetic-type acetolactate synthase large subunit produces MSERATSVSPRAEQDREPTDDADATSSAETTPGATPVTTGAEAVVRALETAGVEYAFGVQGGAIMPVYDALYDSEVRHVTMAHEQGAAHAADAYGIVAGEPGVCLATSGPGATNLVTGIADADMDSDPMIALTGQVPTDMVGNDAFQETDTTGVTAPITKANTFSMDADRVGDDVGEAFALAGEGRPGPTVVDLPKDVTTGETDREPREPHTPDSYEVQERADPEVVRGAARRIEASERPVMLLGGGVIKGDATEACREFAAEHEIPVVTTMPGIGAFPEDHELSLEMAGMHGTGYANMAITHCDTLIGIGTRFDDRLTGGIETFAPDAEVIHVDIDPAEISKNIHAEYPLVGDAETVVTQLAEEVEESPRATKWRAQCQQWKSDYSMAYETPDDRPLQPQFVVEALDEATSDRAIVTTGVGQHQMWACQYWTFTEPRTWVSSHGLGAMGYGLPAAIGARLAADDDQEVVCVDGDGSFLMTIQELSVAVRENLDVTVAVLNNEYIGMVRQWQDAFYESRHAASEYDWCPSFDKLAEAFGARGFRIDGYDEVADTVEAALDYDGPSVIDVHIDPGANVYPMVPSGGDNGRFALTEGQL; encoded by the coding sequence ATGAGCGAACGCGCGACATCGGTCAGCCCACGAGCGGAACAGGATCGCGAACCGACGGACGACGCCGACGCGACGTCGAGCGCCGAGACGACTCCCGGAGCGACGCCCGTAACGACGGGCGCCGAGGCGGTCGTCCGCGCGCTCGAGACCGCGGGCGTCGAGTACGCCTTCGGCGTGCAGGGCGGGGCGATCATGCCCGTCTACGACGCGCTGTACGACTCCGAGGTTCGCCACGTGACGATGGCCCACGAGCAGGGCGCGGCCCACGCCGCGGACGCGTACGGGATCGTCGCGGGCGAACCGGGCGTCTGCCTCGCCACGTCGGGGCCGGGCGCGACCAACCTCGTCACGGGCATCGCGGACGCCGACATGGACTCGGACCCGATGATCGCCCTGACGGGGCAGGTGCCGACCGACATGGTCGGCAACGACGCCTTCCAGGAGACCGACACGACGGGCGTGACGGCGCCGATCACGAAGGCGAACACGTTCTCGATGGACGCCGACCGCGTCGGCGACGACGTCGGCGAGGCGTTCGCGCTCGCCGGCGAGGGCCGGCCGGGGCCGACCGTCGTCGACCTGCCGAAAGACGTCACCACGGGCGAGACAGACCGCGAGCCACGGGAGCCACACACCCCGGACAGCTACGAGGTTCAGGAGCGGGCCGACCCCGAGGTGGTCCGCGGGGCCGCCCGGCGGATCGAGGCGTCCGAACGACCCGTCATGCTGCTCGGCGGCGGCGTGATCAAGGGCGACGCGACCGAGGCGTGTCGCGAGTTCGCGGCCGAACACGAGATCCCGGTCGTGACGACGATGCCCGGCATCGGCGCGTTCCCCGAGGACCACGAACTCTCGCTGGAGATGGCCGGGATGCACGGCACCGGCTACGCCAACATGGCGATCACCCACTGCGACACGCTGATCGGGATCGGGACGCGCTTCGACGACCGCCTCACCGGCGGCATCGAGACGTTCGCGCCCGACGCGGAGGTCATCCACGTCGACATCGACCCCGCCGAGATCAGCAAGAACATCCACGCGGAGTACCCGCTGGTCGGCGACGCCGAGACCGTCGTGACCCAGCTGGCCGAGGAGGTCGAGGAGTCGCCGCGGGCGACCAAGTGGCGCGCGCAGTGCCAGCAGTGGAAGTCCGACTACTCGATGGCCTACGAGACGCCCGACGACCGGCCGCTGCAGCCGCAGTTCGTCGTCGAGGCGCTCGACGAGGCCACGAGCGACCGCGCGATCGTCACCACGGGCGTCGGCCAACACCAGATGTGGGCCTGCCAGTACTGGACGTTCACCGAGCCACGGACGTGGGTTTCGAGCCACGGCCTGGGCGCGATGGGCTACGGGCTGCCGGCCGCGATCGGCGCGCGCCTCGCGGCCGACGACGACCAGGAGGTCGTCTGCGTCGACGGCGACGGCTCGTTCCTGATGACGATCCAGGAACTGTCCGTCGCGGTCCGCGAAAATCTGGACGTCACCGTCGCGGTGCTCAACAACGAGTACATCGGGATGGTCCGCCAGTGGCAGGACGCCTTCTACGAGAGCCGCCACGCGGCCTCGGAGTACGACTGGTGTCCGTCGTTCGACAAACTGGCGGAGGCGTTCGGCGCACGCGGGTTCCGGATCGACGGCTACGACGAGGTCGCCGACACCGTCGAGGCCGCCCTCGACTACGACGGACCCTCCGTGATCGACGTGCACATAGACCCCGGAGCGAACGTCTACCCGATGGTCCCGAGCGGCGGCGACAACGGCCGGTTCGCGCTGACGGAGGGGCAGCTATGA
- a CDS encoding LeuA family protein, whose translation MSIQCRHHTTPALRPLRAVEFFQGTLDSTDEIETARVFDTTLRDGEQSPGTSFSSDDKREIAAALDEMGTHVVEAGFPVNSDAEFEAVRDIAESTSTTVCGLARVVEADVEAALDSGVGMVHVFVSTSDVQIEDSMHATREEVVQRAVESVERVREAGATCMFSPMDATRTDERFLVEVVEAVTEAGTDWINVPDTCGVATPGRFADLIAKVREHTDARIDVHTHDDFGLATANALAGIEAGADQAQVSVNSIGERAGNAAYEEFVMAVESVYQADTGIDTTRIADLSRLVEQRSDITVPGNKPVVGGNAFSHESGIHAAGVIENADTFEPGVMTPEMVGATRKLVLGKHTGTNSVRERLVEIGYDPTETEVRAVTRRVKDYGAEKRRVTVADLERFAEAEGVVRTAEREEVRA comes from the coding sequence ATATCGATACAATGTCGACACCACACGACACCGGCTCTGAGACCCCTCAGGGCGGTCGAGTTCTTCCAGGGCACGTTAGATTCCACTGACGAAATCGAGACGGCACGCGTCTTCGATACGACCCTGCGGGACGGCGAGCAGTCCCCGGGAACCTCGTTCTCCTCCGACGACAAACGCGAGATCGCCGCGGCGCTGGACGAGATGGGGACCCACGTCGTCGAGGCCGGGTTCCCCGTCAACTCCGACGCGGAGTTCGAGGCGGTCCGCGACATCGCCGAATCGACGTCCACGACGGTCTGCGGGTTAGCCCGCGTCGTCGAGGCCGACGTCGAGGCGGCGCTGGACTCGGGCGTCGGGATGGTTCACGTCTTCGTGAGCACGAGCGACGTCCAGATCGAAGACTCGATGCACGCCACCCGGGAGGAGGTAGTACAGCGAGCGGTCGAGTCCGTCGAGCGCGTCCGCGAGGCGGGAGCGACCTGCATGTTCTCGCCGATGGACGCGACGCGCACCGACGAGCGCTTCCTGGTGGAAGTCGTCGAGGCCGTCACCGAGGCGGGCACCGACTGGATCAACGTTCCCGACACGTGCGGGGTCGCGACCCCGGGGCGGTTCGCCGACCTGATCGCGAAGGTCCGCGAGCACACCGACGCGCGGATCGACGTCCACACCCACGACGACTTCGGGCTGGCGACCGCGAACGCGCTGGCGGGCATCGAGGCCGGCGCCGATCAGGCGCAGGTCTCGGTCAACTCGATCGGCGAGCGCGCGGGCAACGCCGCCTACGAGGAGTTCGTGATGGCCGTCGAGTCGGTCTATCAGGCCGACACCGGGATCGACACGACCCGGATCGCCGACCTGTCCCGACTGGTCGAGCAGCGAAGCGACATCACGGTGCCGGGCAACAAGCCGGTCGTCGGCGGCAACGCCTTCTCCCACGAGAGCGGCATCCACGCCGCGGGCGTCATCGAGAACGCCGACACGTTCGAACCGGGCGTGATGACGCCGGAGATGGTCGGCGCCACCCGGAAACTGGTCTTGGGCAAGCACACGGGCACCAACTCCGTCCGCGAGCGACTGGTCGAGATCGGCTACGACCCCACCGAGACGGAGGTCCGCGCGGTCACCCGCCGCGTCAAGGACTACGGCGCCGAGAAGCGCCGGGTCACGGTCGCCGACCTCGAACGGTTCGCCGAGGCCGAGGGCGTCGTACGAACGGCCGAGCGAGAGGAGGTGCGGGCCTGA
- a CDS encoding ferritin-like domain-containing protein — translation MTSDEVTDLLRKAYVDELETVMNYLTNAIVLDGVHAEEVKESLEADVQEELEHARILGNRLKQLEAAPPGSEEFEARQQSLQPPEDTTDVRSVIDGVLEAEADAIETYRALFEAAGEADDPVTEDVAVTILADEEAHRTEFRGFRKEFPTD, via the coding sequence ATGACGTCCGACGAGGTCACCGACCTGCTACGGAAGGCGTACGTCGACGAACTCGAGACCGTGATGAACTACCTGACGAACGCGATCGTCCTAGACGGCGTCCACGCCGAGGAGGTCAAAGAGAGCCTCGAGGCCGACGTCCAGGAGGAACTCGAACACGCCCGGATACTCGGGAACCGGCTGAAACAACTCGAAGCGGCTCCGCCGGGCTCGGAGGAGTTCGAGGCCCGCCAACAGAGCCTCCAGCCCCCCGAGGACACGACCGACGTCCGGTCGGTGATCGACGGCGTCCTCGAAGCCGAGGCGGACGCCATCGAGACCTACCGGGCGCTGTTCGAGGCCGCCGGCGAGGCCGACGATCCCGTCACCGAGGACGTCGCGGTCACCATCCTCGCCGACGAGGAGGCCCACCGCACCGAGTTCCGCGGCTTCCGCAAGGAGTTCCCGACCGACTGA